GTCCGCTGGATTTTTTTGTCAGGCGATAATTTTTTTCTCATTGCCCCTCTGTCCCCATAATCATAATCATCCAAAGATTAGCCCCTCATCTACCGTCCCCTCTTTCTATGGTGGATAGCATCAAGGAAGCGATACAAAACGGCACCTATAACGTAAAAGGCGAACTGGTAGCAAGGGGTATCCTCAAGAACAGCCTCCTGGATGAGATACTCTAATTCCCCACTTCCTCATTCACGGCTGCACAAAGACTCTGATTGCCGCTATAGTCAATGGGAATATCAACAATCACGGGCCCGGTCAGATTAAGGGCCCTTGAAAGGACAGTGGCAATCTCGCCGGCACTGTTGATCCGCAACCCCGTTGCACCGAAGGATTCAGCAAATTTCACAATGTCCACGTTTCCAAACTCTACACCAAAGGAGCGGCCATACTTGAGCTGCTGCTGTATTTTTACCATATCATAGCTCCCGTCCCGCCATACGAGATGGACAAAATTACACTTTTCGCGTACCGCTGTTTCCAGCTCCATTGCCGAGAACAGGAACCCTCCGTCCCCTGACATGGAGATTACCTTTTCTCCCGGACGCGCAAAGGTAGTTGCAATTGCCCAGGGGAGAGCTACCCCTAATGTTTGCTGTCCGTTGCTGAATAGCAACCGGTGTGGTTCATAGCTGACAAAATATCTGGCCATCCATACATATATTGAGCCGATATCGCAGACCACAGTGACATCGTCACCTATGAGATTTCTCAGTTCGTAGATGAGCCGCAGGGGGTGTACGGGGAACCCTGATTGTCTTGCGCCCAGCGCCTTTGTTTCAAGGAGGGCATCCTGAACCTCCATTACCAAGGGGTTTGCCGTGGGGTCATCAGCGCGTGGTTTGAGATACCTGGCAAGTTCGTTAATATTTGTCGCGATATCACCAAGCAGTTCCATTTCGGGCTGATAGTGCCTGTCAATAACAGGGATGTGTTCATCTATGCTGATAATAGTCCCGTCTCTGCCTTTGTTCCATGTTTCGGGGTCGTATTCAACGGGGTCAAATCCAACGGTGATTACCACATCAGCCCTTTTTAAGAGCCTATCGCCCGGCTGGTTCTGGAATATTCCGAGACTGCCGGCATAACAGTTAAAGAGTTCCCTGGGAAGTACACCGGATGCCTGGTAGGTATTAACAAGCGGCATGGGATATTCGTTCAGCAGCCCTCTTAATGCCTGTGCTACTTCACGCCTGCTCGCAAAAACCCCCGCAAAAACAACAGGCGTTTTTGCAGCATTGATGATCGCGGCAGCCTTTTTCACATCGTTCACATTGAAGGTGCCTCCTCCGCCCGCCCGCGCGGCTTTGATCGGAACGGCATCGACAGCTCCCATAAGGATATCCTGGGGAAGGCTGATGAATGAAGCGCCTAACGGCGGCAAGGTACTCTGACGGAAGGCGTTCACCACAACCTCGGGGATGCTGTTACCGTCATAGACCTCAACGGCATATTTGGTAACGGGCTGCATGACCGCAATATTATCAAGGCATTGATGTGTTTTTATATGTCGCATCCCGCGCCGGACGTTTCCTCCCAGGGCAACGAGGGGGTATCCGTCACATGTGGCAGTTGAGAGGCCCGTGGTAAGATTGGTCACACCCGGACCCGATGTGGCAAGGCATACCCCCGGCGTGCCCGTTAAAAGGCCGAACATCCCTGCCATAAATGCCGCATTTTGTTCATGACGGCACAATATTAAACGCGGACCATGGTCTGCAAGCACATCGAATATGGTGTCTACCTTTGCGCCTGGAATGCCGAAAATATATTGAACACCCTGTCCTTCAAGGCATTGTACCAGTAATTCTGCCCCGTTCCTTGCCTTAGAAGTGTTTTTACTATTCATGGATACCCTCCTTTTTAGCGGGTAAATCTCTTTCCGTTCGGGGATGCGGTCATTTTTCTGCTTTATCTAAATCCTTACCGATGTCCCGTGTCAGATCAGCGGTGAGATAGTCAAGTGTGACAGGCAAGCCTACATCGAGTTTCGGTACATGCTGAACGCCTATGCGCGCCTTTTTCAACGAACATTCAATTAAATGGCCGCCGTGCCGACGGTCTTCCGTGAGGAAGTGCAGGTGATAACCCGGCGCATTGAGCGATTCCATAAAGCGGGGGGTATAGAATCCGGCAAGGCAGCCCTGAACATCATAGAAATCAAAAACGGGCTGGTTCTTTGTCGCCTCAACGAGCGGCTTATAATTTTCCGACCGTGGAACCGCCCTGGTTCTGACATGGCTGAATGTACCATCAATCCGAATTGCATAAAGCATATTTTCTGAAGGAATGAGTGTGTTAAGGAGGTCATAAAATCCCTTGGAGCTGTGGTTTTCCTCAATGTCATCAAAGGTGTCGGGGTTAAAGAAGGTGACACAGGCAAAGGGCGACCCTTCATCATCTTTCACATCGTAAACATTACCATCAGACCTTATCTGGTAGACAATTCCATCAAGAATAACCATCTCCCCATCAAGGTAATTGAACGTTCCCAGGCCAAAGTCGCCATGTTCCTTTATAAGGGCCATGGTGGTGTTCGCTACATAAAGACCCTCAACGAGCGCATTGATGGGCGCGGAGAGAAACACGGCATTAGCTCTCTGTTCATCGGAAAGGAATCTTCTAAGTGCCTGTTCGGTCAGGACAGCTGCCGAAAACCCCGTACGTTCCGCTGAAATCGTGAGCTGCTTCAGCAGATCGTCCGGTAAAAAAACCTCAAGTTTTGAAAGGGCTGGGTTGTCAATCATAGTTTTCCTGGAACTTTCTCAATTTTTATGTCCAAAAGGGTACTTATTGTATAACTATATAGTCGTGTAGAAATTTGCTTTTCAGCTTGCGATATGAATAACACAAGAAAGGCAAACTATCAATACGAACGTACCGAGTTTTATGGTCAAAAACTCAATAATATCTACCCGTGTGTTGATTGCCAATTATAATGTTGTTACGTATAGCAGTTAATAATTACCAATTCAAAAACTGGATATTCTACGAAAATCAAAAGCTGTTTAGTACAGGAAGGGACAATCGAGGGAGGCGGCGAAGAGATACCCCTGTGAAATGGGGAGATTTCCCTGCTGAATTGCCGCCTGAATCTCATCAGGAAGTTTTAATAGCGATAACGTGCAAAACAAGGTGGGATAAGACTTTTTCGGAGACTTCAATAATTGCTTTCACTGTGAAAGCAATTTCCTCCGATATGTCTTCTGGCCTCCGTTCGTAAGCCACCAACTCGCTCATAAGGCTGTCCACACTGTACCCCTTACTCTGCCTGTGGCCTGGGTTGCGGCACCTGTCTGCGGTGGACACGCACAGGCATAATATGCTTTACTTGGCGAGTTCACGAACGAGAGGGGGAGGCCGGGTACCTGCTTGCGGGTGGGGCTTGGCTACCGGAGGGGGCGACCCCCTTACGGGGACAGGTACAAGCCCCTGTAATAGAACGGTTTTCATTTCAGGGTGTTGAGCCAAGCATCTAATCGCTCGCATCCGAGTTTTAGCATATCCAGGCTGTTTGCATAGGAAAAACGGACATGAGAACCGGCTTTGTAGAATCCGAAGTCATAACCAGGCGTTAAGGCAACCTTTGACTCCATCAATGCCCTCTCTACAAATTCCATGCTGTCTATGCCCCATTTTCCTATACCGGCATAGACATAGAAGGCTCCTTCAGGGTCTATTGGAATGTGAAAACCCATATCCTTGAGCCTCGGAAGCATAAAGTCCCGCCTTTCCTGATAGGTCCTTCTCATCTTTTCCAGGTCATCTTCAACATGGAAGGCCTGCAGGGCTGCATACTGAGATATAGACGGAGCTGATATAAACACGTTCTGGGCAACCTTCTGTACGGACCTCACGAGCTCAGGGGGTACCACCATCCACCCGAGCCTCCACCCTGTCATAGCGTGAGTCTTGGAGAAGCCGTTGATTACTACTATGTCATCCGAGATGGTGAGCGCTGTTTTCGGTCTTTCTTTATAATAAAGTCCGTTATACAGTTCATCAACAATGAGGATTTTACCTTTTGAGGCAATATATTGGTAGAGATTGGCCATTGTTTCTTCCCTGTATATGTTTCCTGTAGGGTTTGAAGGGGTCGAAATGAGAAGGACATGGGGCAGCTTCTTTAAACCTCGAAGGTGATCAATCGTAACCTCGAAGAAGGTTTCTTCGGTGATGGGTATGGGAAGTATTTTTGAACCAACGACAAGTGCAAAGTTTTTATAACAGGGGTAGCCGGGGTCTGAAACTGCCAGCGTTCTCACACTGTCAAGCAGGATTGCTGACAGCAGCAAAAATGCGCCCGATGCCCCGTTTGTAATAATAATCCTCTCGGGGGGCACGTTCACCTTGTCTGTTTTTGCATAATATTCTGATATTGCCTCCCTCAGTTCGGGTATTCCAAGGCTGTGGGTGTAGAATGTCCGGTTTTCCCGGATTGCTCTGATTGCCTCTTCTTTTACGTTGAGAGGGGTTGCAAAATCAGGCTCTCCCACTTCCATGTGGACAACATGTTCGCCCTTCCTCTCAAGTTCTTTTGCCTTTTCAAGGAGTTCCATCACATAAAAGGGGGTGATTTTACCGGCCCGGCTGACAGTGGTAATGGGTTTTCTGATGCTGGATTTTTCGTTTCTATGGTTAGTCATAAAGGCAATTTAGCAAAATATCGTGTGTCATGTCAAAGGGAGAATATACAATATACACTAAGCAGTATGCACTAAGGACTAAGCACCAACACTTCACTTAGCAGAAAGACTTTCGCGCTCTCCTCTTTTCTGTTATTATTAAGGTTATACATGAAAATTGTTGATATCCATACCCACGGCATCGGCGGCTATGATACCGGGGACAGCACTTCAGAAGCTATTCTGAAAATGGCTGAAATCCATGGTATTCATGGTGTCGATGTGATTATTCCTACCATCTATTCCGCACCGGTTCATGTGATGCGGGAAAATATGGCAGCAGTCAAGAAAGCGATGGAACGGCAGGGAGCGGACAACTCAAAACTCAACACTCAAAACTCAACACTGCCTTCCCTTATTTTTGGCGTCCACCTTGAGGGTCCTTTTCTGAACCCATCCCGCTGCGGAGCACTTGATGTCTCATCATTTCTGAGGCCGGATGAAGCCGTGCTGAAAGAGCTCACTGAAGGCTTCGAGGACATGGTAAAAATCATTACCATTGCCCCTGAGTTGGAGGGTTCGTTAAAACTTATAAAACAGGCAAGGGGCATGGGGATCAATGTCGGCATGGGCCATTCCGATGCCACGTTTAATGAGGCAGAAGAGGGATTCAATAGAGGGGCAAAGAGCATAACACACATTTTCAATGCCATGCGCAGTATCCATCACCGCGAACCAGGCATTGCTGGATTTGGTTTGTCCAACCGGGATGTCTTTATAGAACTTATTGCCGATCCGTTCCACCTCCATTCTGAAATGATAAGAATAATATTTGCCATTAAAAATCCTGACAAAATAATCCTCATCTCTGACTCCGTGAAAGACACTCCCGAACCTTCACCCTCCACTCATAACCGGTTTGAGGTCAACACTGTTTTTCCCGATCCTGCAGCCACCCTCCGTGGCGGCGTCATGACTGTCACGGAATCAGCACATCGGCTTATTGATATGGGTTTTGATGAAGAAATTGTAATGCGGTGCATGAGCAAGAACCCGGAATCGTATCTGGAAGTTAGCTATTAGCTATGGAAGAGAAGATATTAGCTTTATGAACAAAGAAAGACCACAGTGCGGGTTGATTCTGGAAAATAGTGAAGGAAAAATCCTGCTTCAATTGCGGGACAATAAGCCTGGCCTCCCTTATCCCGGTTGCTGGGGAACGTTTGGAGGGCAGATAGAAGAAGGCGAGACGTCCGAAGAGGCAATCAGGCGGGAGATTAAAGAAGAATTAAATTATGAACTGCGAAACCCTGAATATTTCAGCAATTTTCCTTTTGATGGCTATGACATCTATATGTTCAGGAAGAGAGATGCCGGTATCACAATCCAGGACCTCACTGTCAGGGAGGGCCAGAAAGGTGAATTCCTCACCCTTGCAGAGGTTATTCAATCCCCTTGTGCATTCAATTGTAAGGAAATAGTCATCGCCTATTTTGAAATGTTTCATGAGAGGTAATGGAATTTACATTTGAATTACCGCCTATATTGCGCTAAGTTAAATACTCATGAGCGACCAGCCAACCAATAACGCAAAATACACCCCCTGGTTTGTATGCATCGTTGCCCTGTTCACAACATGCCTCATCACATCGAATATTACCGCCGTAAAATTAATCAGTATATTCGGGCTGATTGTTCCTGCCGGCATTATAATATTCCCTCTAAGTTATATATTTGGCGATGTGCTGACCGAAGTGTACGGCTACCGCAGGGCCCGCTCCGTCATCTGGCTCGGGTTTTTCTGCAACCTCATGACGGTCATCGCAATTTGGCTTGGGCAGATACTCCCTGCAGCATCATTCTGGGATGGACAACCAGCTTACGAGCGCATATTGGGGTATACTCCCCGCTTGCTGGTGGCTTCATTTGCAGCATATCTTGCAGGCGAATTTGCCAATTCCTTTGTCCTTGCAAAAATGAAAGTGGCAACCAAAGGAAGGTTCTTATGGGCACGCACCATAGGTTCCACTCTGGTGGGACAGGGGCTTGATTCATTCGTCTTTATGCTCATAGCCTTCATCGGGGTAATCCCTCCCAACGCCCTTGCGAATGCAATCATTACACAGTGGCTCGTAAAATCAGCCTATGAGGCAATACTCACACCCCTGACTTACCGGATCGTAACCTTCCTCAAACGTCGTGAAGGGATCGACGTATACGATCACACCACGCGGTTTAACCCTTTCCTCATTATGGAGTAATATTCATGAAAAAGGCTATCGTTCTCTGCAGCGGGGGTATTGACTCCACCACTGCCATGGCTATTGCAAAACAGCAAGGTTATTCAATTTACAGCCTTAGCTTCGATTACGGCCAGAGACATCGTATTGAACTTGAATCGGCCAGCAGAATTGCTGCAATAATGGGGGCAGAGAAACACCTTGTCATGGACATCAATTTAAGGAGAATCGGAGGCTCAGCGCTTACAGACTCTATAAAAGTACCAAAAGGAAGGGTGGCAGAAGAAATCGAAAAAACCATCCCCGTGACCTATGTACCTGCACGCAATACAATTTTTCTCTCCTACGCGCTCGCATGGGCAGAGGTGCTGAATGCGCCGGACCTGTTCATCGGTGTCACTGCGGTCGATTATTCCGGATATCCTGATTGCCGCCCTCAATATATAAGCGCCTTTGAGGCCATGGCAAATCTTTCCATTAAAGCAGCCGTGGAAGGCAAGATAAAAATCACCATCCACACACCGCTCATCAACATGACAAAGTCAGAGATTATCCGCAAGGGTACAGAACTCGGCGTAAACTACAGCCTTACCCATAGCTGCTACGACCCTTCACCGGACGGCAGGGCCTGCGGTTTATGTGATAGCTGTTTTCTGAGAAAAAAGGGGTTCAGAGAAGCAGGTATCCCCGACCCCACCCCGTATACAGACTGCTGAAGGCCTACTGAAAGTTTATACGTCGGACGACATTATATCGCTGAAGGTTTTCCCCATTCTTTCCAGTTCAAACCTGTTTTCTTTTCCCAATCTGACTCGAATTTTTCGGTGAAGAACCCGTGCAATTTTTCAAAAAGCAGTTTCCAGCCGGACTCGAACTCGTAATTGAGCACATCTTCAAGGAACGGGACGATTTCGCCAAGCTTTTCCTTGGGGAGGTATGCCCGTGCACCCATTTCATGTGAGCGTTTCAGGGCTTCAGCGCTTAATGCATGGGCAGTAAGCATGGCAACCTTCATGCCCTTCTTCACAGCAAGTTCCAGGAGGTCAAAACCACGTACCCCCATAATATCGAGTATTACCACATCGTAGTTACTGGATTCCAGCTTCTTTACTGCACTCTCATATGTGGTAGCCTTGTCAAAGGTACACTTTGGACAGGCCTCAATTATCTCTTCTTCTAAGACTGTCAAAACATCAGGTTCATCATCCACTGCTAAAATCTTTTTTCCGTCTAAAATAGACTCCTTCATGACGCTCTCCTCCTTTATATTTTTAAATTTGAAGGGGCGGAATCCGGACTGTAAAACATGTCCCCTTTCCTTCCCCGCTTGTCAGGGTAATCTTGCCATTAATCGTATCAATGAGGGTTTTCACACAGGAAAGACCGAAACCAAGCCCCCTTTCATCGCCTTTTGGTTTGTCTTTCGCACAGAGGAACCGCTTAAAAATATAATCCTGTTTCTCCGGTGGTATACCGGACCCATCATCTTCAACCATTACAACAAGATCTTCATCACCGCTGATGGATATATTGACACGCTGCCTGCGATATTTCAACGCATTTGTAATGAGATTCCGGATGATCTGCTGAAGCTTTTTCTGGTCATGGATAAATGGGGATGCACTGTATTTTCCTTCAATATGTATAAAAACCCCGTTATCCTTAAGAAGTTCAAAAAAATCCTCATAAAGGTCTACTGAAGATAATTTTTCTACCATACCCGGGTCAATGATCTCCATGGCCTCAGAAAGCGAATCCCTGAGGATATATGGAATCGAACACTGTTCCTTCCTGAACAACCCCTCTTCAGAGCGGTAAACCTCTATCATCTCATGGAGAAAGGACTGTGCCTTATTCGCATTCCGTAAAATCATATTGAGGGCCTTCCGCTGACGGTCATTTAATGGACCGTATCTGTCTTCTTTATTTAGAAGGTTGTTAATGCTTGTAGATGCTATCGATAAAGGCCCTGTAAGATCATGTATCAACAGGTCAATCAAAGAATCTCTCTCGTTCATGTTGTTTTCCGTCTCCTGCCTCTGAAAAACTTGACGTATATTCTGCATGTTTTATAACATTTTTTAACGTATCGGGAAAGGACACAATGGCGTTATTAATTCTTTCCGGCAACTCCATGAATATCCTTTATTAACTGTTCGGAGAAGTGGAGCATATTCACACTCATACCGCGGGCAAACTCATCAGGTGAATGTTCTTTAAGGGATTCCTCAAAATGATAACGCTTTTGAAATACTACCCTTTTGGTGAGTTCCTTCTGGCTTCCATCGATAAATGACACATTTGTCTTAAGAACTGCCTTCCGGTTATCCTGTGCCATCATCTCCAAAAATTCCTCGACACCACCCTCAATAATAAACCTTGTACCCTCTATGTCACGATATGAAAAAACCACCGGAAAAACATTCGCCGCCCTCAAATCGCGGATCAGGTAATCAGTCACCATATCGCCGGGGTTTACCCTCCAGCGGTTATAATTGTAAGCAGCAAGTTTATATGGCTGCGCCCTGTATAACATTGCCTGGGAATTGAATGATTGGTACACAGAGAATCGCTCAACTTTTATCGGTTCGCACATGCGGCCAAGGGACTCAACAGTGGGCGGGGTATATTCCAGAGAGTACTGCTCAACGAGATGAGGCGCCTTCGATCGTCCAAAACAACCGGCAGCAATAAATACGATCACGATGATAAAGCTCATTTTTACAAAGTTAACGGTTTTTCCCCTTTTCATCCTATCCCCCATTCTGTTTCCCTGGTTTGTTCAGTCTCTCAGGTTTCTCCCCGTCATTTCCCTGTCGGCGGTTCGCTGAAAATAATATCAGACGGGTCAGCGTTGAGTCTGTTCAACAGGTTTTCAAGGGTCTCCGATGCTCGTCTCAAATTCTCGCTCGTTATTTGAATTTCAGTAGCTACAACCTGGGTCCTCCTTGCCGCATGATCCACGAGACGGTTTGCCTTATCCGCTGTATCTGCAATATTTAAGGCGCTAATCTCCTTATTTACATTCTCAACAACCTTTTTTGCACCGGCAATAACATCCCGTGCATCCTTGAGCATATCCTCAACCACACCTTCCTTTTCCAGCATTGTGTTTATTTTATTCGACATGTTTTCGAGGTTGGCTGCCGCATTTGCTAAACTTGCTACCATGCCCTTCATTTTAGAATCGCCTATAAAGGTTTCGATTGTTTTTGTCGTAGATTTTATCTGATCTGATATGCCCTTAAAATCAATCTGGTTTGCCTTCTCAACTACACTATATATACCTGAAAAAATTTTCTGCATATCTGACGGAATGGACGGTATGACGGGATCGTTTGTGGGAAAATGTATTTTTGGTGTGAGTTTTGCATAAGAAGGTTTCATCTGTTCGAGTCCCACAAAGACAAGGCCGGTTATACCTGCCATTTCAAGTCTTGCCACAATAGTGTTAGACATATCACCCTGTAAATTCATCTTCATCGTTACTTCCACGAGCCTGTTGTCCGGTGCCAGGCCGATCTTTGTAACCCACCCCACATCAACACCCTGATATTTTACCCTTGAATCCACCTGTAACCCCTGAACAGATTCTTCGAAATAGGTAACAAACGTATCGCCTTTTTGAAAATATTTGGAGGCGCCTATCCAGATGACGATACCTACTCCGATTAAGGTGCCTATTACCACGAACAGGCCGACAGTAAACAACGGCTTTTTTCTGGACATTTATATTTCCTTTTTGCGTCTGTTAATGTGTTGCCTTCCTGTTAAAAAAGTTGGTTACCCGGGGATTCTCCGAATGCTCTTTTAATTCCCGGGGATCGCCTTCTGCTATTATACCCTTTTTACTCTTATCGAGCATAATTATTCTATGGGCAACATTAAAAATTGACTCAAGCTCATGGGTCACTATGACCATTGTAGTACCGATGCCTTTGTTGAGGTTTCTTATAAGCATGTCAAGTTCAGCAGATGTTACAGGGTCAAGGCCTGCCGAGGGTTCATCAAAAAAGAGCACCGTAGGATCCAGCGCTATAGCCCTCGCAATGCCTGCCCTCTTCTTCATACCACCGGATAATTCAGAGGGAAGGTGGTTTTCATACCCTGAGAGGCCCACCATGCCGAGCTTAGTTTTTACTATAGGATCGATGATTTTTGAAGGGAGACGGGTAAATTCCATGAGAGGAAGCGCCACATTTTCGTATAATGTCATTGAGCCAAAAAGTGCGCTCGATTGAAAAAGCATCCCCATACCTCTCCTCAGTTTTCCCATCTCGTCATCATCTGCGCTCGTAATATCAATACCGTTAATAGTTACCCTGCCCGAGGCAAGCTCATACAACCCGATCATGTGCTTCAGGAGTGTCGATTTCCCGCACCCGCTCCCGCCGAGAATGATAAAAATTTCGCCCCTGTATACTTCAAAACTCACGTTCTCAAGGACAGTGTCATCCCCAAAACGGGCCGTAAGGTTCTCAACAACGATTATCGGGTCAGTGCTTAACGCACCGGTTTCGGAGTTCGGTTCCCCGATAGAAGCATTCGTGGACATGGTTCGGGGTTCGGAGTTATTCATATATAATTCAACAAGATCGCAAAAATCGAATCAACAACTATAATGAGGAACAGGGCTGCCACTACAGCCGAGGT
The DNA window shown above is from Pseudomonadota bacterium and carries:
- a CDS encoding flagellar biosynthesis anti-sigma factor FlgM, which translates into the protein MVDSIKEAIQNGTYNVKGELVARGILKNSLLDEIL
- the alsS gene encoding acetolactate synthase AlsS, translating into MNSKNTSKARNGAELLVQCLEGQGVQYIFGIPGAKVDTIFDVLADHGPRLILCRHEQNAAFMAGMFGLLTGTPGVCLATSGPGVTNLTTGLSTATCDGYPLVALGGNVRRGMRHIKTHQCLDNIAVMQPVTKYAVEVYDGNSIPEVVVNAFRQSTLPPLGASFISLPQDILMGAVDAVPIKAARAGGGGTFNVNDVKKAAAIINAAKTPVVFAGVFASRREVAQALRGLLNEYPMPLVNTYQASGVLPRELFNCYAGSLGIFQNQPGDRLLKRADVVITVGFDPVEYDPETWNKGRDGTIISIDEHIPVIDRHYQPEMELLGDIATNINELARYLKPRADDPTANPLVMEVQDALLETKALGARQSGFPVHPLRLIYELRNLIGDDVTVVCDIGSIYVWMARYFVSYEPHRLLFSNGQQTLGVALPWAIATTFARPGEKVISMSGDGGFLFSAMELETAVREKCNFVHLVWRDGSYDMVKIQQQLKYGRSFGVEFGNVDIVKFAESFGATGLRINSAGEIATVLSRALNLTGPVIVDIPIDYSGNQSLCAAVNEEVGN
- the budA gene encoding acetolactate decarboxylase, with amino-acid sequence MIDNPALSKLEVFLPDDLLKQLTISAERTGFSAAVLTEQALRRFLSDEQRANAVFLSAPINALVEGLYVANTTMALIKEHGDFGLGTFNYLDGEMVILDGIVYQIRSDGNVYDVKDDEGSPFACVTFFNPDTFDDIEENHSSKGFYDLLNTLIPSENMLYAIRIDGTFSHVRTRAVPRSENYKPLVEATKNQPVFDFYDVQGCLAGFYTPRFMESLNAPGYHLHFLTEDRRHGGHLIECSLKKARIGVQHVPKLDVGLPVTLDYLTADLTRDIGKDLDKAEK
- a CDS encoding aminotransferase class I/II-fold pyridoxal phosphate-dependent enzyme, which translates into the protein MTNHRNEKSSIRKPITTVSRAGKITPFYVMELLEKAKELERKGEHVVHMEVGEPDFATPLNVKEEAIRAIRENRTFYTHSLGIPELREAISEYYAKTDKVNVPPERIIITNGASGAFLLLSAILLDSVRTLAVSDPGYPCYKNFALVVGSKILPIPITEETFFEVTIDHLRGLKKLPHVLLISTPSNPTGNIYREETMANLYQYIASKGKILIVDELYNGLYYKERPKTALTISDDIVVINGFSKTHAMTGWRLGWMVVPPELVRSVQKVAQNVFISAPSISQYAALQAFHVEDDLEKMRRTYQERRDFMLPRLKDMGFHIPIDPEGAFYVYAGIGKWGIDSMEFVERALMESKVALTPGYDFGFYKAGSHVRFSYANSLDMLKLGCERLDAWLNTLK
- a CDS encoding NUDIX domain-containing protein, whose translation is MNKERPQCGLILENSEGKILLQLRDNKPGLPYPGCWGTFGGQIEEGETSEEAIRREIKEELNYELRNPEYFSNFPFDGYDIYMFRKRDAGITIQDLTVREGQKGEFLTLAEVIQSPCAFNCKEIVIAYFEMFHER
- a CDS encoding queuosine precursor transporter; translation: MSDQPTNNAKYTPWFVCIVALFTTCLITSNITAVKLISIFGLIVPAGIIIFPLSYIFGDVLTEVYGYRRARSVIWLGFFCNLMTVIAIWLGQILPAASFWDGQPAYERILGYTPRLLVASFAAYLAGEFANSFVLAKMKVATKGRFLWARTIGSTLVGQGLDSFVFMLIAFIGVIPPNALANAIITQWLVKSAYEAILTPLTYRIVTFLKRREGIDVYDHTTRFNPFLIME
- the queC gene encoding 7-cyano-7-deazaguanine synthase QueC, producing the protein MKKAIVLCSGGIDSTTAMAIAKQQGYSIYSLSFDYGQRHRIELESASRIAAIMGAEKHLVMDINLRRIGGSALTDSIKVPKGRVAEEIEKTIPVTYVPARNTIFLSYALAWAEVLNAPDLFIGVTAVDYSGYPDCRPQYISAFEAMANLSIKAAVEGKIKITIHTPLINMTKSEIIRKGTELGVNYSLTHSCYDPSPDGRACGLCDSCFLRKKGFREAGIPDPTPYTDC
- a CDS encoding response regulator; translated protein: MKESILDGKKILAVDDEPDVLTVLEEEIIEACPKCTFDKATTYESAVKKLESSNYDVVILDIMGVRGFDLLELAVKKGMKVAMLTAHALSAEALKRSHEMGARAYLPKEKLGEIVPFLEDVLNYEFESGWKLLFEKLHGFFTEKFESDWEKKTGLNWKEWGKPSAI
- a CDS encoding HAMP domain-containing sensor histidine kinase encodes the protein MNERDSLIDLLIHDLTGPLSIASTSINNLLNKEDRYGPLNDRQRKALNMILRNANKAQSFLHEMIEVYRSEEGLFRKEQCSIPYILRDSLSEAMEIIDPGMVEKLSSVDLYEDFFELLKDNGVFIHIEGKYSASPFIHDQKKLQQIIRNLITNALKYRRQRVNISISGDEDLVVMVEDDGSGIPPEKQDYIFKRFLCAKDKPKGDERGLGFGLSCVKTLIDTINGKITLTSGEGKGTCFTVRIPPLQI
- a CDS encoding ABC-type transport auxiliary lipoprotein family protein, whose protein sequence is MKRGKTVNFVKMSFIIVIVFIAAGCFGRSKAPHLVEQYSLEYTPPTVESLGRMCEPIKVERFSVYQSFNSQAMLYRAQPYKLAAYNYNRWRVNPGDMVTDYLIRDLRAANVFPVVFSYRDIEGTRFIIEGGVEEFLEMMAQDNRKAVLKTNVSFIDGSQKELTKRVVFQKRYHFEESLKEHSPDEFARGMSVNMLHFSEQLIKDIHGVAGKN
- a CDS encoding MlaD family protein; the encoded protein is MSRKKPLFTVGLFVVIGTLIGVGIVIWIGASKYFQKGDTFVTYFEESVQGLQVDSRVKYQGVDVGWVTKIGLAPDNRLVEVTMKMNLQGDMSNTIVARLEMAGITGLVFVGLEQMKPSYAKLTPKIHFPTNDPVIPSIPSDMQKIFSGIYSVVEKANQIDFKGISDQIKSTTKTIETFIGDSKMKGMVASLANAAANLENMSNKINTMLEKEGVVEDMLKDARDVIAGAKKVVENVNKEISALNIADTADKANRLVDHAARRTQVVATEIQITSENLRRASETLENLLNRLNADPSDIIFSEPPTGK
- a CDS encoding ATP-binding cassette domain-containing protein; amino-acid sequence: MSTNASIGEPNSETGALSTDPIIVVENLTARFGDDTVLENVSFEVYRGEIFIILGGSGCGKSTLLKHMIGLYELASGRVTINGIDITSADDDEMGKLRRGMGMLFQSSALFGSMTLYENVALPLMEFTRLPSKIIDPIVKTKLGMVGLSGYENHLPSELSGGMKKRAGIARAIALDPTVLFFDEPSAGLDPVTSAELDMLIRNLNKGIGTTMVIVTHELESIFNVAHRIIMLDKSKKGIIAEGDPRELKEHSENPRVTNFFNRKATH